One genomic segment of Cinclus cinclus chromosome 33, bCinCin1.1, whole genome shotgun sequence includes these proteins:
- the DPF2 gene encoding zinc finger protein ubi-d4 isoform X1: protein MAAVVQNVVKLLGEQYYRDAMEQCHSYNARLCAERSVRLPFLDSQTGVAQSNCYIWMEKRHRGPGLAAGQLYSYPARRWRKKRRAHPPEDPRLSFPSIKPDTEQALKKEGLLAQDGSSLEALLRTDSLEKRSLPDPRMDDDSLGEFPVTNSRARKRILEPEDFLDDLDDEDYEEDTPKRRGKGKAKGKGVGGARKKLDAAILEDRDKPYACDNSYKQKHSLKPPDRGSSALSLLVFPAFPPFFFPTPFFISFFFSPPKKQKKKEKKKEKKKKNKTKQKIPLRDGREEGREKPKATGATSAPAPLRPLTLFQQGMRPGKQRLTPPVEPAVGKTRSFHPNPGISTQILEFPPKSQSFHPNPGISTQILEFPPKSQNFHPNPGVSTQIPEFPSKSWSFHPNPRVSTQIPEFPPKSWSFHPNPAVSTQILEFPPKSWSFHPNPQSRAPQCCFPIPNPQGFALKNSPKISGCASGVVRNLGYSQSSRSSTSGGEFQS, encoded by the exons GCTGGGCGAGCAGTACTACCGGGACGCCATGGAGCAGTGCCACAGCTACAACGCGCGGCTCTGCGCCGAGCGCAGCGTGCGCCTGCCCTTCCTGGACTCCCAGACCGGCGTGGCCCAGAGCAACTGCTACATCTGGATGGAGAAACGGCACCGTGGGCCCG GTTTGGCAGCCGGGCAGCTCTACTCGTACCCGGCGCGGCGCTGGCGTAAGAAACGCCGCGCCCACCCCCCGGAGGACCCCCGGCTCTCCTTCCCCTCCATCAAACCCG ACACGGAGCAGGCTCTGAAGAAGGAAGGGCTCCTGGCCCAGGATGGGAGCAGCCTCGAGGCTCTGCTCAGGACAGATTCCCTGGAAAAACGATCCCTGCCCGACCCCAGGATGGACGACGACAGCCTGGGGGAATTCCCGGTCACCAACAGCCGCGCCAGGAAG CGGATCCTGGAGCCGGAAGATTTCCTGGACGATTTGGACGACGAGGATTACGAGGAGGACACGCCCaagaggagggggaagggcAAGGCCAAG GGAAAAGGCGTCGGGGGGGCTCGGAAGAAGCTGGACGCCGCCATCCTGGAGGACAGGGACAAACCCTACGCGTGTGACA aCAGTTACAAACAAAAGCATTCCTTGAAACCTCCCGACCGAGGTAGTTCCGCTCTCTCTCTGCTcgtttttcctgcttttcctcctttttttttccccaccccctttttcatttctttttttttttccccacccaaaaaacaaaaaaaaaaagaaaaaaaaaaagaaaaaaaaaaaaaaaacaaaacaaaacaaaaaattccccTGCGGGATGGGcgggaggaggggagggagaagcCAAAGGCCACGGGAGCGACGTCAgcgccggccccgctccggccCCTGACCCTTTTCCAGCAGGGAATGAGGCCGGGAAAACAAAGATTAACCCCCCCTGTGGAGCCTGCAGTGGGAAAAACACGGAGCTTCCACCCAAATCCCGGAATTTCCACCCAAATCCTGGAGTTTCCACCCAAATCCCAGAGTTTCCACCCAAATCCTGGAATTTCCACCCAAATCCTGGAGTTTCcacccaaatcccagaatttccaTCCAAATCCTGGAGTTTCcacccaaatcccagaatttccaTCCAAATCCTGGAGCTTCCACCCAAATCCCAGAGTTTCCACCCAAATCCCAGAGTTTCCACCCAAATCCTGGAGTTTCCACCCAAATCCTGCAGTTTCCACCCAAATCCTGGAATTTCCACCCAAATCCTGGAGTTTCCACCCAAATCCCCAATCCAGAGCTCCCCAGTGTTGTTTTCCCATTCCGAACCCGCAGGGTTTTGCCttaaaaaattccccaaaaatatcAGGATGTGCCTCAGGTGTGGtgaggaatttgggatattCCCAAAGCTCCCGTTCCTCTACCTCGGGAGGAGAATTCCAGAGTTGA